The proteins below are encoded in one region of Mustelus asterias unplaced genomic scaffold, sMusAst1.hap1.1 HAP1_SCAFFOLD_44, whole genome shotgun sequence:
- the LOC144483017 gene encoding uncharacterized protein LOC144483017: MEKPWKCGDCGKRYRAPSELEDHRHSHTGERPFTCSQCGEGFTRVSQLQRHQRAHTGERPFTCSQCGKGFTRSSSLQAHQRVHTGERPFTCSQCEKGFSQLANLQRHQRVHTGERPFTCSQCEKGFSHLANLQRHQRVHTGERPFTCFQCGKGFTDLSTLRTHQRVHTGEWPFTCSECEKGFSQLSNLQKHQRIHTGERSFTCSHCGKGFTDLSTLRRHQRVHTGEWPFTCSMCGKGFSQLAKLETHQRIHTGERPFTCSQCGKGFTDLFTLRTHQRVHTGERPFTCSQCEKGFSQLSNLQKHQRVHTGERPFTCSQCGKGFSQLSNLQTHQRLHTGERPFTCSQCGKGFTDLFTLRTHQRVHTGERPFTCSQCGKGFTDLFTLRTHQRVHTGERPFTCSQCGKGFSQLSTLRTHQRVHTGERPFTCSQCGKGFRVSSALLRHQNAHE, translated from the coding sequence atggagaaaccatggaaatgtggggactgtgggaagagatacagagccccatcagagctggaagatcatcggcacagccacactggggagagaccatttacttgctctcagtgtggggagggattcactcgggtatcccagctgcagagacaccagcgagctcacactggggagaggcccttcacctgctctcagtgtgggaagggattcactcggtcatccagcctgcaggcacaccagcgagttcacactggggagagaccgttcacctgctctcagtgtgagaaggggttcagtcaattggctaacctgcagagacaccagcgagttcacactggggagaggccgttcacctgctctcagtgtgagaaaggGTTCAGTCATTTAgctaacctgcagagacaccagcgagttcacacaggggagagacctttcacctgctttcagtgtgggaagggattcactgatttatccaccctgcggactcaccagcgagttcacactggggagtggccgttcacctgctctgagtgtgagaaggggttcagtcaattatctaacctgcagaagcaccagcgaattcacactggggagagatcgttcacctgctctcattgtgggaagggattcactgatttatccactctgcggagacaccagcgagttcacactggggagtggcctttcacctgctctatgtgtgggaaggggttcagtcaattagctAAGCTGGAGacccaccagcgaattcacactggggagagaccgttcacctgctctcagtgtgggaagggattcactgatttattcaccctgcggactcaccagcgagttcacactggggagaggccgttcacctgctctcagtgtgagaaggggttcagtcaattatccaacctgcagaagcaccagcgagttcacactggggagagaccgttcacctgctctcagtgcgggaaggggttcagtcaattatctaacctgcagacgcaccagcgccttcatactggggagagaccgttcacctgctctcagtgtgggaagggattcactgatttattcaccctgcggactcaccagcgagttcacactggggagagaccgttcacctgctctcagtgtgggaagggattcactgatttattcaccctgcggactcaccagcgagttcacactggggagagaccgttcacctgctctcagtgtgggaaggggttcagtcaattatccaccctgcggacacaccagcgagttcacactggggagagaccattcacctgctctcagtgtgggaagggtttcagagtttcatccgccctgctgagacaccaaaatgctcatgagtga
- the LOC144483020 gene encoding uncharacterized protein LOC144483020 isoform X4, with protein MEKPWKCVDCGKGFGFPSQLEVHRRSHTGERPFTCSVCGKGFTHSYNLLTHQRVHTGERPFTCPVCGKGFTRSSHIVTHQLVHTDERMFTCSDCEKSFKCKKDLLTHQRIHTGERPFTCSVCGKGFIQSSHLQTHQLVHSDNKLFNCSHCAKSFKNKKDLLTHQYAHTGERPFTCCVCGKGFSRPSALLNHQRIHTGERPFTCSDCGKGFTRSSNLLNHQRVHTGERPFTCSVCGKGFSQSSNLLTHQKVHSAERPLTCSVCGKGFSHLSYLLKHQRVHTGERPFTCNVCGKGFIQSSHLLTHQRVHKRLQGYQKVGIYRQKSRIKRHINI; from the exons atggagaaaccgtggaaatgtgtggattgtgggaagggattcggtttcccatcacaactggaagttcatcggcgcagtcacactggggagagaccgttcacctgctccgtctgtgggaagggattcacccattcatacaaccttctgactcaccaacgggttcacactggggagaggccgttcacctgccctgtgtgtgggaagggattcactcgctcatcccacattgtgacacaccaacttgttcacactgatgagagaatgtttacatgttctgactgtgagaagagttttaaatgcaaaaaggatctgctgacacaccaacgaattcacactggggagagaccgttcacctgctctgtgtgtgggaaaggattcattcagtcatcccacttgcagacacatcaacttgttcactctgataacaaactttttaattgttcccactgtgcgaagagctttaaaaataaaaaggatcTGCTAACGCACCAatatgctcacactggggagaggccattcacctgctgtgtgtgtgggaagggattcagccgtccatctgccctattgaaccaccagagaattcacactggggagaggcccttcacctgctcagactgtgggaagggattcactcgttcatccaacttattgaatcaccagcgagttcacactggggagaggccgttcacctgctctgtgtgtgggaagggattcagtcagtcatccaacctgctgacacaccagaaagTTCACAGTGCGGAGAGGCCActtacctgctctgtctgtgggaagggattttctcatttatcttatcttctgaaacaccagcgagttcacactggggagaggccgttcacctgtaatgtctgtggaaagggatttattcagtcatcccacctgctaacacaccagcgagttcacaaacgactgcaag gatatcagaaggtggggatttacagacagaaatctcgaatcaaacgtcacatcaacatctga
- the LOC144483020 gene encoding uncharacterized protein LOC144483020 isoform X2 has translation MEKPWKCVDCGKGFGFPSQLEVHRRSHTGERPFTCSVCGKGFTHSYNLLTHQRVHTGERPFTCPVCGKGFTRSSHIVTHQLVHTDERMFTCSDCEKSFKCKKDLLTHQRIHTGERPFTCSVCGKGFIQSSHLQTHQLVHSDNKLFNCSHCAKSFKNKKDLLTHQYAHTGERPFTCCVCGKGFSRPSALLNHQRIHTGERPFTCSDCGKGFTRSSNLLNHQRVHTGERPFTCSVCGKGFSQSSNLLTHQKVHSAERPLTCSVCGKGFSHLSYLLKHQRVHTGERPFTCNVCGKGFIQSSHLLTHQRVHKRLQGINGQDSVSQDPAELTVQEGLNVIVNCNYTTTDAFPNLFWISEGGDLQTEISNQTSHQHLTDI, from the exons atggagaaaccgtggaaatgtgtggattgtgggaagggattcggtttcccatcacaactggaagttcatcggcgcagtcacactggggagagaccgttcacctgctccgtctgtgggaagggattcacccattcatacaaccttctgactcaccaacgggttcacactggggagaggccgttcacctgccctgtgtgtgggaagggattcactcgctcatcccacattgtgacacaccaacttgttcacactgatgagagaatgtttacatgttctgactgtgagaagagttttaaatgcaaaaaggatctgctgacacaccaacgaattcacactggggagagaccgttcacctgctctgtgtgtgggaaaggattcattcagtcatcccacttgcagacacatcaacttgttcactctgataacaaactttttaattgttcccactgtgcgaagagctttaaaaataaaaaggatcTGCTAACGCACCAatatgctcacactggggagaggccattcacctgctgtgtgtgtgggaagggattcagccgtccatctgccctattgaaccaccagagaattcacactggggagaggcccttcacctgctcagactgtgggaagggattcactcgttcatccaacttattgaatcaccagcgagttcacactggggagaggccgttcacctgctctgtgtgtgggaagggattcagtcagtcatccaacctgctgacacaccagaaagTTCACAGTGCGGAGAGGCCActtacctgctctgtctgtgggaagggattttctcatttatcttatcttctgaaacaccagcgagttcacactggggagaggccgttcacctgtaatgtctgtggaaagggatttattcagtcatcccacctgctaacacaccagcgagttcacaaacgactgcaag GAATCAATGGCCAAGATTCAGTTTCCCAGGACCCGGCTGAATTAACGGTTCAGGAAGGATTGAACGTAATAGTGAATTGTAATTACACAACAACGGATGCTTTTCCAAATCTCTTCTG gatatcagaaggtggggatttacagacagaaatctcgaatcaaacgtcacatcaacatctgacagacaTTTGA
- the LOC144483020 gene encoding uncharacterized protein LOC144483020 isoform X1, with protein sequence MEKPWKCVDCGKGFGFPSQLEVHRRSHTGERPFTCSVCGKGFTHSYNLLTHQRVHTGERPFTCPVCGKGFTRSSHIVTHQLVHTDERMFTCSDCEKSFKCKKDLLTHQRIHTGERPFTCSVCGKGFIQSSHLQTHQLVHSDNKLFNCSHCAKSFKNKKDLLTHQYAHTGERPFTCCVCGKGFSRPSALLNHQRIHTGERPFTCSDCGKGFTRSSNLLNHQRVHTGERPFTCSVCGKGFSQSSNLLTHQKVHSAERPLTCSVCGKGFSHLSYLLKHQRVHTGERPFTCNVCGKGFIQSSHLLTHQRVHKRLQGINGQDSVSQDPAELTVQEGLNVIVNCNYTTTDAFPNLFWYIQYPGEAPRYLLQKYSTGGGEKSPDFPDRFSADLDKDKKTVPLNITGVHVSDSAVYHCALSPTLLQRRSEPVQKPAKALSPPLTESDL encoded by the exons atggagaaaccgtggaaatgtgtggattgtgggaagggattcggtttcccatcacaactggaagttcatcggcgcagtcacactggggagagaccgttcacctgctccgtctgtgggaagggattcacccattcatacaaccttctgactcaccaacgggttcacactggggagaggccgttcacctgccctgtgtgtgggaagggattcactcgctcatcccacattgtgacacaccaacttgttcacactgatgagagaatgtttacatgttctgactgtgagaagagttttaaatgcaaaaaggatctgctgacacaccaacgaattcacactggggagagaccgttcacctgctctgtgtgtgggaaaggattcattcagtcatcccacttgcagacacatcaacttgttcactctgataacaaactttttaattgttcccactgtgcgaagagctttaaaaataaaaaggatcTGCTAACGCACCAatatgctcacactggggagaggccattcacctgctgtgtgtgtgggaagggattcagccgtccatctgccctattgaaccaccagagaattcacactggggagaggcccttcacctgctcagactgtgggaagggattcactcgttcatccaacttattgaatcaccagcgagttcacactggggagaggccgttcacctgctctgtgtgtgggaagggattcagtcagtcatccaacctgctgacacaccagaaagTTCACAGTGCGGAGAGGCCActtacctgctctgtctgtgggaagggattttctcatttatcttatcttctgaaacaccagcgagttcacactggggagaggccgttcacctgtaatgtctgtggaaagggatttattcagtcatcccacctgctaacacaccagcgagttcacaaacgactgcaag GAATCAATGGCCAAGATTCAGTTTCCCAGGACCCGGCTGAATTAACGGTTCAGGAAGGATTGAACGTAATAGTGAATTGTAATTACACAACAACGGATGCTTTTCCAAATCTCTTCTGGTACATCCAGTATCCCGGGGAAGCTCCGAGATATTTACTGCAGAAATATAGCACGGGGGGCGGAGAAAAGTCTCCAGATTTCCCTGACCGGTTTTCTGCTGATTTGGACAAGGACAAGAAAACAGTTCCTTTAAATATCACTGGGGTCCATGTCTCTGACTCtgccgtgtatcactgtgcgctgaGCCCCACACTGCTACAGAGGCGCAGTGAGCCCGTACAAAAACCTGCAAAGGCACTCTCACCTCCTCTCACTGAATCAGATCTGTGA
- the LOC144483020 gene encoding uncharacterized protein LOC144483020 isoform X3: MEKPWKCVDCGKGFGFPSQLEVHRRSHTGERPFTCSVCGKGFTHSYNLLTHQRVHTGERPFTCPVCGKGFTRSSHIVTHQLVHTDERMFTCSDCEKSFKCKKDLLTHQRIHTGERPFTCSVCGKGFIQSSHLQTHQLVHSDNKLFNCSHCAKSFKNKKDLLTHQYAHTGERPFTCCVCGKGFSRPSALLNHQRIHTGERPFTCSDCGKGFTRSSNLLNHQRVHTGERPFTCSVCGKGFSQSSNLLTHQKVHSAERPLTCSVCGKGFSHLSYLLKHQRVHTGERPFTCNVCGKGFIQSSHLLTHQRVHKRLQGINGQDSVSQDPAELTVQEGLNVIVN, translated from the exons atggagaaaccgtggaaatgtgtggattgtgggaagggattcggtttcccatcacaactggaagttcatcggcgcagtcacactggggagagaccgttcacctgctccgtctgtgggaagggattcacccattcatacaaccttctgactcaccaacgggttcacactggggagaggccgttcacctgccctgtgtgtgggaagggattcactcgctcatcccacattgtgacacaccaacttgttcacactgatgagagaatgtttacatgttctgactgtgagaagagttttaaatgcaaaaaggatctgctgacacaccaacgaattcacactggggagagaccgttcacctgctctgtgtgtgggaaaggattcattcagtcatcccacttgcagacacatcaacttgttcactctgataacaaactttttaattgttcccactgtgcgaagagctttaaaaataaaaaggatcTGCTAACGCACCAatatgctcacactggggagaggccattcacctgctgtgtgtgtgggaagggattcagccgtccatctgccctattgaaccaccagagaattcacactggggagaggcccttcacctgctcagactgtgggaagggattcactcgttcatccaacttattgaatcaccagcgagttcacactggggagaggccgttcacctgctctgtgtgtgggaagggattcagtcagtcatccaacctgctgacacaccagaaagTTCACAGTGCGGAGAGGCCActtacctgctctgtctgtgggaagggattttctcatttatcttatcttctgaaacaccagcgagttcacactggggagaggccgttcacctgtaatgtctgtggaaagggatttattcagtcatcccacctgctaacacaccagcgagttcacaaacgactgcaag GAATCAATGGCCAAGATTCAGTTTCCCAGGACCCGGCTGAATTAACGGTTCAGGAAGGATTGAACGTAATAGTGAATT ga